In Kazachstania africana CBS 2517 chromosome 4, complete genome, the following are encoded in one genomic region:
- the MNL2 gene encoding putative mannosidase MNL2 (similar to Saccharomyces cerevisiae YLR057W; ancestral locus Anc_8.39), translating into MSLSKLLLGAIRKIRSVLLLCVTISLLFYYTFKNEIDMLNSYAENEYLPSISNSPIEKNHEIPNLIHKPTKQISLKDPVILKEKNKYFPLLLTSASNDPTSSLLDPTAIEKSHLSYSEKYPVLFEFSLPHFNTADDSDHPAHLASDLRHLSLQEAKFEDAGSLQGNNRLKIKDLFLKSWRQKDFQISPDLWPIDLIDSLDTLYLMNESQEFNDIVERISEIDFKIPPRNMPDIIDIPDISAKLLGGLISAYDLSTNPILLTKAKNVADFILRSFDTPNRIPILQYAWKSDYNNRFPYKETSIGELSRLVLPFVRLSQITKQNRYFDAIFRIITRIERSANQVPIYSLFPNIMDASSCKVLTPEEVSTGDHQKNSAIMRSIDKDLKFVYCHQVEHFITTSNKIELDSKLISLYDMLPKLNALTNIDVHTLDSETEINSKKLYHDAMKHISSLLKFNPVHGSALNLTILSGLETSSIYSPTRNELMVQLRRNFSFNPESCNLASTLVYGQNVYKLDTENIKFAGEIIESCFRLSQEFNGLLGKLSLDPCQDESCQIDVQHKLNNIISGKYIGFDEGFGESKIIDLKGKTSEANEFDENLERTFSTVNNEHFKNIKLSASDIDLASSKWAKQPELPLWINSFQDISLLSPNIIKSMFYMYRLTGESKWRKMGATILDLTLQHLQENNNGAKGVWHISEYNSSSDEVPTYWLSQTLKYFYLLFSDTDDYSLNSFVITNSGHLMKRADTVL; encoded by the coding sequence ATGAGCCTCTCGAAGCTCTTGCTCGGGGCAATTAGGAAGATACGATCAGTGCTACTGTTATGTGTCACTATCTCATTGCTATTTTACTACAccttcaaaaatgaaatcgATATGTTAAATTCATATgcagaaaatgaatatcTGCCTTCAATAAGTAATAGTCCCATCGAAAAAAATCATGAAATACCGAATCTGATACATAAACCAACAAAACAGATAAGCTTGAAAGACCCTGTGATATTAAAggagaaaaataaatatttccCATTGTTGCTAACCTCTGCATCCAATGACCCGACTTCTTCGCTACTGGATCCTACCGCTATAGAAAAGTCGCATCTGTCGTATTCAGAAAAATATCCAGTACTTTTCGAATTTTCTTTGCCACACTTCAATACTGCTGATGACTCTGACCATCCTGCACATTTGGCAAGTGATCTCAGACATCTATCTTTACAAGAGGCAAAATTCGAAGATGCAGGTTCCCTACAAGGTAACAACagattaaaaataaaagatctatttttaaaatcGTGGAGACAGaaagattttcaaatctctCCAGATCTGTGGCCCATCGATTTGATAGATTCGCTCGATACACTCTATTTGATGAATGAATCGCaagaatttaatgatattgTGGAAAGAATATCTGAAATTGACTTCAAGATTCCCCCAAGAAATATGCCGGATATTATAGATATTCCTGACATTTCAGCAAAATTATTAGGTGGACTGATCTCCGCATACGATTTATCCACAAACCCTATTCTTCTAACGAAGGCTAAAAATGTAGCAGATTTTATACTAAGATCTTTCGATACCCCAAATAGAATACCCATTTTGCAATATGCATGGAAATCAGACTACAATAACAGATTTCCATACAAGGAAACAAGCATTGGAGAACTTAGCAGATTGGTTTTACCTTTCGTTAGACTATCTCAAATTACGAAACAGAACAGGTATTTCGACGCAATTTTTAGAATAATAACAAGAATAGAACGCTCAGCCAATCAAGTCCCCATCTACTCACTTTTCCCCAATATAATGGACGCATCATCATGCAAGGTACTAACACCAGAAGAAGTTTCTACAGGTGATCATCAAAAAAACTCAGCAATAATGAGAAGTATTGATAAAGATCTGAAGTTTGTTTACTGTCATCAAGTTGAACACTTCATAACAACTTCAAACAAAATAGAATTGGATTCTAAGCTGATATCACTGTATGATATGCTTCCGAAATTAAACGCTCTGACAAATATAGACGTTCACACACTCGACTCAGAGACTGAaatcaattcaaagaaacttTACCACGACGCAATGAAGCATATCTCTTCCTTACTGAAGTTTAATCCAGTACATGGCTCAGCTCTCAATTTAACCATTCTTTCTGGCCTTGAGACAAGTTCTATTTATTCTCCAACTCGTAATGAGCTCATGGTACAATTAAGGAGAAATTTCAGCTTCAATCCAGAGTCTTGTAATCTGGCCTCTACATTGGTCTACGGACAAAATGTTTATAAGCTTGATACCGAAAACATTAAATTTGCTGGAGAGATAATAGAAAGTTGTTTCCGACTATCACAGGAATTTAATGGACTCCTCGGTAAGCTAAGCCTAGATCCTTGCCAAGATGAATCTTGCCAGATTGACGTCCAACATAAACTCAACAATATCATCAGCGGTAAATATATTGGATTTGATGAAGGTTTTGGTGAAagtaaaattattgatcTAAAAGGGAAAACTTCAGAAgctaatgaatttgatgaaaacCTCGAAAGAACATTTTCAACTGTGAATAATGAGCACTTCAAAAACATTAAATTATCCGCGTCTGACATTGATCTCGCAAGTAGTAAATGGGCAAAACAACCCGAACTACCACTATGGATCAATAGCTTTCAAGATATCTCTTTGCTTTCTCccaatattattaaatcaATGTTCTATATGTATAGGCTTACTGGTGAGAGCAAGTGGAGGAAGATGGGGGCTACAATTCTCGATCTGACATTACAGCACTTACAAGAGAATAACAATGGTGCTAAAGGTGTCTGGCATATTTCAGAATATAACAGCTCTAGTGATGAAGTCCCAACTTATTGGCTATCACAAACTCTAAAGTACTTCTATCTGCTTTTCAGTGATACAGATGATTATTCTCTTAATTCATTTGTCATTACAAACTCTGGTCATCTAATGAAAAGAGCGGATACAGTGCTATGA
- the ERG3 gene encoding C-5 sterol desaturase (similar to Saccharomyces cerevisiae ERG3 (YLR056W); ancestral locus Anc_8.41), with product MDLVLEVLDHYLLDSFYSKIAPVSLSKQIPTKWIQFLDLNDGIIAKNTTLLLQTIDSTNSLPKISEDIYGYTPFLFNVTESTFTSVLPRYNLVREFASLLVMVSIAAWFLYLSMATFSYIFVFDRTIFNHPRYLKNQMAQEIALAVKAIPVMTLLTVPWFLLELNGYSRLYWSHPGKGWKQYLKEICAFIFFTDCGVYFAHRWLHWPRVYKALHKPHHKWLVCTPFASHSFNPVDGYGQSISYHVYPMLFPLQKFIYLGLFTFVNFWTVMIHDGNHMYNSQVVNGTACHTVHHLYFSYNYGQFTTLWDRLGGTYRRPEDSLFDPTLRNDTSVLEHELQEMDREMKEVEGTDDEREYEDNVKKNN from the coding sequence ATGGATCTCGTTTTAGAAGTATTGGATCACTACCTACTGGACAGTTTCTATTCTAAAATAGCACCTGTATCACTCTCAAAACAGATTCCCACCAAATGGATTCAATTCTTAGATTTAAATGATGGGATCATTGCTAAGAATACTACTCTACTATTACAAACTATAGACTCGACAAATTCTTTACCCAAGATAAGTGAAGATATATACGGTTACACTCCTTTCCTCTTCAATGTAACTGAATCAACTTTCACTTCAGTACTGCCTCGTTATAACTTGGTACGTGAGTTCGCTTCCCTTCTCGTGATGGTCAGTATCGCGGCTTGGTTCCTGTATCTATCAATGGCAACGTTCTCTTATATCTTTGTTTTCGATAGAACAATCTTCAATCATCCAAggtatttgaaaaatcaaatggCTCAAGAAATTGCTTTGGCGGTAAAAGCCATCCCAGTCATGACTCTGCTAACAGTGCCATGGtttttattagaattaAATGGCTATTCAAGATTATATTGGTCTCATCCAGGTAAAGGCTGGAAACAATACTTAAAGGAAATCTGTGccttcatcttcttcactgACTGTGGTGTCTATTTCGCTCACAGATGGTTACACTGGCCTCGTGTCTATAAAGCTTTGCATAAACCTCATCACAAATGGTTAGTCTGTACTCCATTCGCATCCCACAGTTTCAATCCAGTAGACGGTTACGGTCAGTCCATTTCCTACCATGTCTACCCAATGCTATTCCCTTTGCAGAAATTCATCTATCTCGGTTTATTCACTTTTGTTAATTTCTGGACAGTCATGATCCATGACGGTAACCACATGTATAATAGTCAAGTCGTCAACGGTACTGCCTGTCACACCGTCCACCATCTATACTTCAGTTACAATTACGGCCAATTCACTACCCTTTGGGATAGACTCGGTGGTACTTACAGAAGGCCAGAAGACTCGCTGTTCGATCCAACTTTAAGAAATGATACATCTGTTCTAGAACATGAATTACAAGAAATGGATAgagaaatgaaagaagtaGAAGGTACCGATGATGAAAGAGAATACGAAGATAACGTCAAAAAGAATAACTGA
- the SPT8 gene encoding SAGA complex subunit SPT8 (similar to Saccharomyces cerevisiae SPT8 (YLR055C); ancestral locus Anc_8.43), producing MDEVDDILDQNPAVEEDDIDDEEEEDDEDEDELNDIQGNNNDDDDDDDNDDDKSDDGEEDVEEDQDEENDNDDDERSDVDMDKNNSEDSTTGTSSLDKIHNYYKHILQSAKLASKYSIYPTAAIPIQTHVNALAVSKGLKYLFLGGSDGYIRKYDLLNTIYGKLSLTILQKHSLTESIQNAGILLSYWENEIPMRLSELKVTNNEYEPNVSPVHSIEVHNECLFLLSGLQNGGIALQGVRYMEGCIGHYFKRHNQVVNILRLNNNQDKFLSGSWDRQIIEWDLNKMGSIVNEFKGANSELSSLELRPLDHTVDIPTKPTDEDADELDSLFGDDDEEEDDDANETNKERNNNEKEESPTRDEVSKETLNVVYDESIFMTSGLNGAINVWDRRNNTAPVLNLLKGQSTPPWCFSACWSANGDYIYAGRRNACVEEFDLKMPSSPKSTLKLPSISGSVSCVKSLPNGNHLLIASKDNIRLYDTSIASSSKIPFTIVPGHHGGVISNLYVDPTCRFLISTSGDRGWQGTSTDTTLIYEIDLE from the coding sequence ATGGACGAAGTAGATGATATACTAGATCAGAACCCTGCCGTAGAGGaggatgatattgatgatgaagaagaagaagatgatgaggatgaggatgaattgaatgacATTCAAGggaataataatgatgacgatgatgatgatgataatgacgaCGACAAGAGCGATGACGGGGAGGAGGATgtagaagaagatcaagatgaagaaaatgacaatgacgatgatgaaagATCGGACGTTGATATGGATAAGAACAATTCGGAAGACAGTACCACCGGTACATCTTCTCTCGATAAAATACACAACTATTACAAACACATTTTACAATCTGCAAAATTGGCATCGAAATACAGTATATATCCTACTGCAGCCATCCCCATACAAACTCATGTCAACGCTTTAGCAGTATCAAAAGGTCTAAAATATCTTTTCCTAGGTGGTAGTGACGGATACATCCGTAAATACGATCTACTAAACACAATATATGGTAAATTATCGTTAACTATTCTACAAAAACATTCATTAACTGAATCAATACAAAACGCAGGCATCCTTCTGTCATATTGGGAAAATGAAATACCGATGAGGTTATCAGAATTAAAAGTTACAAACAATGAATACGAACCAAATGTAAGTCCTGTCCATTCCATAGAAGTGCACAACGAATGTCTGTTTCTATTAAGTGGGTTGCAAAATGGTGGTATTGCTTTACAAGGGGTTAGGTACATGGAAGGCTGTATTGGccattatttcaaaagacATAATCAAGTGGTTAATATCTTAAGGTTGAATAATAATCAAGATAAATTCCTCAGTGGTTCTTGGGATAGACAAATTATTGAGTGGGATCTTAATAAAATGGGATCTATTGTCAATGAATTTAAGGGGGCTAATTCAGAATTGTCTTCTTTGGAATTAAGACCTTTAGATCATACTGTAGATATCCCCACAAAGCCCACTGATGAAGATGCGGATGAGCTGGATTCCTTGTttggtgatgatgatgaagaagaagatgatgatgccAATGAAACTAATAAGGAGCGTAATAACaatgaaaaggaagaatCTCCTACGAGAGATGAAGTCTCAAAAGAAACCTTAAACGTAGTATATGACGAATCTATCTTTATGACATCCGGTTTAAACGGCGCAATAAATGTTTGGGATAGGCGTAACAATACGGCACCTGTATTGAATTTACTCAAAGGTCAAAGTACTCCTCCCTGGTGTTTTTCGGCTTGTTGGTCAGCAAATGGTGACTATATCTATGCCGGTAGAAGAAATGCGTGTGTAGAAGAATTCGATTTAAAAATGCCATCATCCCCCAAGAGCACTTTAAAATTGCCAAGTATATCTGGCTCAGTTTCATGTGTAAAATCTTTACCAAATGGTAACCATCTCCTAATAGCATCAAAGGATAACATAAGACTCTATGATACTTCAATAGCATCTTCCTCCAAGATACCGTTCACTATTGTTCCCGGCCATCATGGTGGGGTTATTTCAAACTTGTATGTTGACCCAACTTGTAGATTTTTGATAAGCACCAGTGGTGATCGTGGCTGGCAAGGTACCTCTACGGATACAACATTGATATACGAAATAGACTTAGAATAA
- the OSW2 gene encoding Osw2p (similar to Saccharomyces cerevisiae OSW2 (YLR054C); ancestral locus Anc_8.50) — protein MISFFGETPSTQFIGWRLSLGNAFIILASQYVSSDGLVAWKSTKLGANFYTPNIFSKDVVGLNEVLLENNNCKYNIDIVIVSGISLDSFEKNCELLSNFTNKNTIVMVSSDFACELESIALTYFAGKCKCVLSLLCEVECRQLSLGSYALVNDDHCSMTLGISYISGHYSVATPMLQNELVAIQELQNISKSKLLKFNQLLEVAEWIKIKLESDSSKMSLKIWESIIPKISLNILSIIYEEFDYETLLKTPSTEAIFKSVVTELLDICHLQCESMIEQFEDADTISFDRIIEYTKQKDKELVSTTTTEHPEYLSLPFEAYCFYHRFEYPAHILLYQQIELARNYNTSYSSLNFLFGFYSRLLSLSGLSITGGRLEQNVTMFNNRLSINIGKNELEKDEKKPKKVKKDKGNKSSKKRHNKEKKKERKPKEETLKPKLDGTFNLSSATDPNITAELETLYLGIESFTDFHFDSPSNMPINQIDGENLLETDEEESSEFSETDDSTTETDSGSENRNIPGEHSEKSVYFEDDELFKEFNYSNFQGITSTSSLHNKSISLPSLRKQQVKLESHGVVNIPHFNTKLNNIGGGFYDLETQIRTSQHLMTQEYRNFFKSLFDNNPYLVEDGLTKREVFESRQQQFANQRMNFWKRQRHFNVTRGTIPRPKTTPYEDLLNHVSVLNKGNTGDILPYTTSRYGEVDTYSTLKRSKEDILMLFGPNAGEDDSKAIKDSNE, from the exons ATGATATCATTTT TCGGAGAGACACCATCAACACAATTTATAGGCTGGAGGTTGAGTCTTGGAAACGCATTTATCATATTAGCAAGCCAGTACGTCTCAAGCGATGGTCTAGTGGCCTGGAAATCAACGAAATTGGGAGCCAATTTTTATACTCCCAACATTTTCTCAAAGGATGTAGTAGGGCTCAATGAAGTTCTACTAGAAAACAATAACtgtaaatataatattgaCATTGTCATCGTTTCAGGAATTTCGTTGGATTCATTCGAGAAAAATTGCGAATTATTATCTAATTTTACCAATAAAAATACAATAGTAATGGTTAGCTCAGATTTTGCATGTGAATTAGAATCTATTGCATTGACATACTTTGCAGGAAAATGTAAATGTGTACTGTCTCTTTTATGTGAGGTGGAATGTAGACAACTATCATTGGGTTCTTATGCTCTGGTCAATGATGACCATTGTTCAATGACATTAGGAATAAGTTACATATCTGGTCATTATAGTGTAGCAACACCGATGcttcaaaatgaattagTGGCAATACAAgaacttcaaaatatcagcAAGTCTAAATTACTGAAATTTAATCAACTACTTGAGGTTGCAGAGTggataaaaataaaattagaaTCCGATTCAAGTAAAATGTCTCTAAAAATTTGGGAGAGCATCATACCAAAAATTTCGTTAAATATTCTCTCAATAATTTATGAAGAGTTTGATTACGaaactttattgaaaactcCTTCGACTGAagcaattttcaaaagtgtAGTAACCGAATTACTTGACATTTGTCATCTACAATGTGAATCAATGATCgaacaatttgaagatgctgacacaatttcttttgacCGCATCATAGAATAtacaaaacaaaaagacAAAGAACTAGTTAGTACCACTACCACCGAACATCCGGAATACTTATCTCTTCCATTCGAAGCATATTGTTTCTACCATAGGTTTGAATATCCTGCACATATTTTACTAtatcaacaaattgaaCTGGCGAGAAATTACAATACCTCTTATTCGAGCttaaattttctctttggGTTCTACTCGAGATTACTTTCCTTGAGTGGTTTATCCATTACTGGGGGTAGATTAGAACAAAATGTAACGATGTTCAATAATAGACTATCAATCAATATAGGAAAAAATGAGCTTGAGAAAGATGAGAAGAAGCCTaagaaagtaaaaaaagataaggGCAATAAATCGAGTAAAAAACGTCacaataaagaaaaaaagaaagaaagaaaaccCAAGGAGGAGACTTTGAAACCGAAACTGGATGGGACATTTAATCTTTCCAGTGCCACTGATCCAAACATCACAGCAGAGTTGGAGACATTATATTTAGgaattgaaagttttacAGACTTCCATTTTGATTCACCTTCAAATATGCCAATTAATCAAATCGATGGAGAAAACTTGTTAGAGAccgatgaagaagaaagttcCGAGTTTAGTGAGACAGATGATAGTACTACTGAAACTGATAGTGGCTCAGAAAATCGAAATATTCCGGGTGAACATTCTGAAAAAAGTGTATATTTCGAAGATGATgaacttttcaaagaatttaatTACAGTAATTTTCAAGGTATAACAAGCACAAGTAGCTTGCataataaatcaatatCACTTCCAAGTCTAAGGAAACAGCAAGTCAAGCTAGAAAGCCATGGTGTTGTGAATATCCCACACTTTAATACTAAATTGAACAACATTGGTGGTGGATTTTATGATCTTGAAACACAAATTAGGACTAGTCAGCATCTCATGACACAAGAatatagaaattttttcaaaagtctatttgataataatcCATATTTAGTAGAGGATGGTTTGACGAAAAGAGAGGTGTTTGAATCAAGACAACAGCAGTTTGCGAACCAACgaatgaatttttggaaacGACAGAGACATTTCAACGTGACTAGAGGAACCATTCCAAGACCGAAAACTACACCCTACGAAGATTTATTAAATCATGTTTCAGTTCTCAATAAGGGCAATACTGGGGACATTCTACCGTATACCACTAGTAGATACGGCGAAGTGGATACTTACTCCACTTTGAAGCGAAGTAAAGAAGACATTCTGATGTTGTTTGGGCCTAACGCAGGAGAAGATGATAGCAAAGCGATCAAGGACTCCAATGAATGA
- the KAFR0D01050 gene encoding uncharacterized protein (similar to Saccharomyces cerevisiae YLR053C; ancestral locus Anc_8.51), protein MDIFDYLNEDIFQLTDLEATRQGETINNEINETTEVDDENIDVNETTDNENILQFLKLQNPEEGLNYTFLHNSESNSTKDTLLANTNANINQEKQHNVKINPKRIGLKRRKSNPFYTPAQHVMTLYEREKKQATTHTYSQHIDSAGPLKELDMNANTGMIQFENR, encoded by the coding sequence atGGATATTTTCGATTACCTAAATGAGGATATTTTCCAGCTGACAGATCTTGAAGCGACGAGACAGGGAGAgacaataaataatgagaTTAACGAGACAACGGAGGTTGACGATGAGAACATTGATGTTAATGAAACCacagataatgaaaatatattacaGTTCCTGAAGCTACAAAACCCTGAAGAGGGGTTGAATTACACATTCTTACATAATTCCGAGTCCAACTCGACCAAAGATACGTTGTTAGCGAACACGAATGCAAATATAAATCAGGAGAAGCAACACAACGTTAAGATAAATCCTAAAAGAATAGGATTGAAAAGGAGGAAATCAAACCCATTTTACACGCCTGCACAGCATGTTATGACGCTCTacgaaagagaaaaaaagcaGGCGACGACACATACGTATTCACAGCACATCGATTCGGCAGGACCTCTCAAAGAGCTTGATATGAATGCCAATACAGGCATGATTCAATTCGAAAACCGTTAA
- the FCF2 gene encoding Fcf2p (similar to Saccharomyces cerevisiae FCF2 (YLR051C); ancestral locus Anc_8.54): protein MDSSVDSLFDALKKASSKTKPVSEASIGLEENHNSDVLKLDSETKDTEKIFEEIEVNLRKLPKLSTGFDKLAKEKNEKDEKLQLPQEEKHKSKNKSTSNGWFTLPKPDDNRRREIQRDLVLIKHRAALDPKRHYKKERWQVPGRFSIGTIIEDKTEFFSSRINKKERKQTIIESLMADDERNKYFKRKYNEIQLQKTSGKRAHYKKQKALRKKF from the coding sequence ATGGACTCAAGCGTTGATAGTTTGTTTGATGCATTGAAGAAGGCTAGCAGTAAAACCAAACCAGTTTCTGAGGCCTCTATAGGGCTAGAAGAAAATCATAACTCTGATGTCCTAAAATTGGATAGTGAGACTAAGGATACTGAAAAGATATTCGAAGAGATTGAAGTAAACTTGCGTAAGTTGCCCAAGCTGAGTACTggatttgataaattagctaaggaaaagaatgaaaaagaCGAAAAGCTACAGCTACCGCAAGAGGAAAAGCATAAAAGCAAGAACAAGAGCACATCAAATGGTTGGTTTACTCTACCTAAGCCAGATGATAATAGACGCAGAGAAATACAGAGAGATTTGGTACTAATCAAGCACCGTGCCGCTCTAGATCCAAAAAGACATTATAAAAAGGAACGTTGGCAAGTACCGGGAAGGTTTTCTATTGGTACTATTATTGAAGACAAAACAGAATTCTTTAGTAGTAGGATcaataagaaagaaagaaaacaaacTATCATAGAATCTTTGATGGCTGATGATGAACGAAACAAATACTTCAAGAGAAAGTACAACGAAattcaacttcaaaaaaCAAGTGGTAAGAGGGCACATTATAAGAAACAAAAAGCTTtaaggaaaaaattttag
- the LPD1 gene encoding dihydrolipoyl dehydrogenase (similar to Saccharomyces cerevisiae LPD1 (YFL018C) and YPL017C; ancestral locus Anc_8.56) codes for MLRVNLLLQRQSFRFLSSQSHDLVVIGGGPAGYFAAIKGAQLGFNTACIEKRGKLGGTCLNVGCIPSKALLNNSLMYDQILNDTQKRGIVVDKKNVNLDFDGLMKYKDKVVSQLTGGVEMLFKKYGVTYYKGDGEFLNENEVVVKPVDGLEGTVKENINLQAKNFVIATGSEVTPFPGITIDEERIVSSTGALSLKEVPKRLAIIGAGIIGLEMGSVYNRLGSEVTVMEYQDKIGSSMDDEVAATMSKVLKKQGFNFKTNAKVVSATRSGDVVDFTVENTKTGKQETLQADVLLVAIGRRPYIQGLGAEKIGLEVDESGRLVIDNQYNTKFPHIKVAGDVTFGPMLAHKAEEEGFAAVELFKTGHGHVNYNNIPSVMYTHPEVAWTGKNEKELKRDDINYKVGKFPFIANSRAKTNMDTEGFVKILIDAETERILGAHIVGPNAGEMIAEACLALEYGASAEDIARVCHAHPTLSEAFKEASMAAYSQPINF; via the coding sequence ATGCTAAGGGTTAACTTACTTCTTCAAAGACAGTCGTTTCGTTTTCTATCATCTCAGTCTCATGATTTGGTAGTAATAGGTGGTGGTCCTGCCGGTTATTTTGCTGCAATCAAGGGAGCTCAGCTGGGCTTCAATACAGCTTGCATTGAAAAGAGAGGTAAACTTGGTGGTACATGTCTTAATGTTGGATGTATCCCATCCAAGGCACTTCTGAATAACTCTCTTATGTACGACCAAATCCTAAATGATACCCAAAAGAGAGGTATTGTCGTtgataagaaaaatgtTAACTTAGATTTTGATGGTTTGATGAAATATAAGGATAAAGTTGTTAGTCAGTTGACTGGAGGTGTGGAAATGTTATTTAAAAAGTACGGTGTCACTTATTATAAAGGTGATGgtgaatttttaaatgaaaatgaagttgTGGTCAAGCCCGTTGACGGTCTAGAAGGTACAGTTAaggaaaatataaatttacAAGCTAAGAATTTCGTTATTGCCACGGGATCTGAAGTAACTCCATTCCCAGGTATCActattgatgaagaaagaattgtATCATCAACGGGGgctttatctttgaaagaGGTTCCAAAGAGATTAGCGATTATTGGTGCTGGTATCATTGGTCTTGAAATGGGATCCGTCTATAACAGACTAGGCTCTGAAGTTACAGTGATGGAGTACCAAGACAAGATTGGTTCCTCAATGGATGATGAAGTCGCTGCAACAATGTCTAAAGTGTTGAAAAAACAAGGtttcaacttcaaaacAAATGCCAAAGTCGTCTCAGCTACTAGAAGTGGCGATGTTGTCGATTTTACAGTAGAAAATACAAAGACCGGTAAGCAAGAGACGTTACAAGCTGATGTGTTACTAGTTGCTATTGGTAGAAGGCCATATATTCAAGGATTAGGCGCAGAAAAGATTGGTTTAGAAGTTGACGAAAGCGGTCGTCTAGTAATAGATAATCAATATAATACAAAGTTCCCACATATTAAAGTTGCAGGTGATGTCACTTTTGGCCCAATGTTGGCTCATAaagctgaagaagaaggctTTGCTGCCgttgaattattcaaaactGGTCACGGTCACGTAAATTACAATAATATTCCATCTGTTATGTACACTCATCCAGAAGTTGCCTGGACTGGgaagaatgaaaaagaacTGAAGAGAGATGACATTAATTACAAGGTGGGTAAGTTTCCCTTCATTGCTAACTCAAGAGCAAAAACCAACATGGATACAGAGGGTTTTGTTAAGATTTTGATCGACGCAGAAACTGAAAGAATTCTCGGTGCTCATATTGTTGGTCCAAATGCCGGTGAAATGATTGCAGAAGCCTGTCTGGCTCTAGAATATGGTGCGTCTGCAGAAGATATTGCTAGAGTTTGTCATGCTCATCCAACATTGTCAGAGGCATTCAAAGAAGCTAGTATGGCAGCCTACTCACAACcaatcaatttttaa
- the EMA19 gene encoding Ema19p (similar to Saccharomyces cerevisiae YLR050C; ancestral locus Anc_8.60) encodes MPLVKSPFKSNFELNFYRYYFLIHIPITILIDSCVVITLPFESIQSLIKWHIKENNDFLLFEKPKWLYWFVILELIFQLPLFFYFIYKLGNAYTDKSALNETRKHDIDPNTTGLTTLLKYYGWNASLTSLFCIFVVLYRGYYPATATHLEMYPMDKLKLAFYYFPTFIIPFRLCLL; translated from the coding sequence ATGCCACTAGTGAAATCACCCTTTAAgtccaattttgaattgaaCTTTTACCGTTACTATTTCTTGATTCACATACCCATCACCATCCTCATCGACTCATGTGTCGTCATAACGCTACCGTTTGAATCCATTcaaagtttgatcaaatgGCATATCAAGGAAAACAACGATTTCTTACTCTTTGAAAAACCTAAATGGTTGTATTGGTTTGTCATTTTGGAATTAATCTTCCAGTTGCCTCTCTTCTTTTACTTCATTTATAAGTTAGGCAATGCGTATACAGACAAGTCAGCTTTAAATGAAACCAGGAAACACGATATCGATCCCAATACTACAGGACTGACCACTTTGTTGAAATATTACGGCTGGAACGCATCGCTGACTTCGTTATTTTGTATCTTTGTGGTCCTGTATCGTGGATACTATCCAGCGACCGCTACACATCTGGAAATGTACCCAATGGACAAATTGAAGCTGGCATTCTACTACTTCCCAACATTCATTATTCCATTCAGATTGTGTCTTCTATAG